In the Haloferula helveola genome, one interval contains:
- a CDS encoding amidase translates to MSYDLIKPKSPRLAGAKLRLLVSMLEEPRISRLLHRPLFGTLGISRLRRLELEEPATETPLVEASSNDQAELSESRAAPPTLPQPSIEDFRRAYQDSTTDPEAVATRVIESVRRSNAADPPLRAIIACDEDDVLAQARASSKRWKQGRPLSALDGVPVAVKDELDQLPYPTTVGTAFLRHRPEQDATTVERLRAAGALLIGKANMHEIGLGVTGLNPHHGTVRNPFDPTRHTGGSSSGSAAAVAAGLCPVAIGADGGGSIRIPSGLCGVVGLKPTFGRVSEAGAFPLCASLGHVGPIGNSTADVACAYGIIAGPDLRDPMTAGQPAPVIPSGPPSDLNGLRIGIYEPWFKDAEPEIVAAIEKVVEALKDAGAKVVPIEIPGLDDMRVAQLILIVTEMLECMSQFLPEHRKEHGLDVRMNFALAAFLGDADRRIANRVRTRAIRDFTRAFGMADIILTPITGRTAPPIRPDAADGGESDLATLSELMRFVACGNLTGLPAISIPVGYDSFGLPIGMQAIAPWWREDLLLSLSYFTENLVARRLPEVSFSEQLLHRGRVA, encoded by the coding sequence ATGTCGTACGACCTGATCAAACCGAAGTCGCCCCGTCTGGCCGGCGCGAAGCTGCGGCTCCTGGTCTCAATGTTGGAAGAGCCCCGGATCAGCCGGCTTCTTCACCGGCCGCTTTTCGGAACCCTCGGCATTTCCAGACTGCGACGGCTGGAACTTGAGGAACCAGCGACCGAAACGCCCTTGGTCGAAGCCTCCTCAAACGACCAAGCCGAACTCTCCGAAAGCCGCGCCGCGCCACCGACCTTGCCTCAGCCCTCCATCGAAGACTTCCGGAGGGCGTACCAAGACAGCACCACCGATCCCGAAGCCGTTGCGACGCGTGTGATCGAATCGGTCCGCCGCTCAAATGCCGCGGACCCGCCGCTGCGCGCGATCATCGCCTGCGACGAAGACGATGTTCTCGCCCAAGCTCGCGCATCCTCCAAACGCTGGAAGCAAGGCCGGCCGCTGTCGGCACTCGATGGCGTGCCGGTCGCGGTGAAGGACGAGCTCGACCAACTCCCCTACCCGACCACCGTCGGAACCGCCTTTCTCCGCCACAGGCCGGAGCAGGACGCGACAACCGTCGAGCGCCTCCGCGCCGCCGGGGCACTCCTGATCGGCAAGGCCAACATGCACGAGATCGGCCTCGGGGTGACGGGCCTGAACCCGCACCACGGCACGGTCCGCAATCCCTTCGATCCGACGCGACACACCGGAGGCTCCTCAAGCGGATCGGCGGCCGCGGTCGCAGCCGGACTCTGCCCGGTCGCCATCGGTGCCGATGGCGGCGGCTCGATCCGCATTCCTTCCGGCCTGTGCGGAGTCGTCGGACTCAAGCCGACCTTCGGTCGCGTCAGTGAAGCCGGCGCGTTTCCCCTCTGTGCGTCGCTCGGCCACGTCGGACCGATCGGCAACAGCACGGCCGATGTCGCTTGCGCCTACGGAATCATTGCCGGACCCGACCTTCGCGATCCGATGACCGCGGGCCAACCGGCCCCGGTCATCCCGAGCGGACCTCCCTCCGATCTCAACGGCCTGCGGATCGGTATCTACGAGCCATGGTTCAAGGACGCCGAGCCCGAGATCGTCGCGGCCATCGAAAAGGTCGTCGAGGCTCTCAAAGATGCCGGGGCCAAAGTGGTGCCGATCGAAATACCCGGACTCGACGACATGCGCGTGGCGCAGCTGATCCTCATCGTCACCGAGATGCTCGAGTGCATGTCGCAGTTCCTCCCCGAACACCGCAAGGAACACGGCCTCGACGTCCGCATGAACTTCGCGCTCGCGGCATTCCTCGGCGACGCCGACCGGCGTATCGCCAACCGGGTCCGGACCCGCGCCATCCGCGATTTCACCCGCGCATTCGGGATGGCAGACATCATCCTGACGCCCATCACCGGACGCACCGCTCCGCCGATCCGACCCGATGCGGCGGACGGCGGAGAGTCCGACCTGGCAACCCTCTCGGAGCTGATGCGCTTCGTCGCCTGCGGCAACCTCACCGGCCTGCCGGCCATCTCGATCCCTGTCGGCTACGATTCGTTCGGGCT
- a CDS encoding lysozyme inhibitor LprI family protein produces MIRWMVGWVLLVAASADELSEAKKSFEKQDAALNKTYAELKKGLAPYLFEKLQEEQREWIEHRDYLSDYFDERRETPEQKAEKWEIAAGLTESRVEWLNAWNRIGKREGWSGKYSDSRGGWLEIVEKDGKVHFALSVVRGPTFHLGDIRGELRVNGGMAWFEVKEEGQDAPTWLTFVETNDGTGRIRVFGANTQYFHGARAYFEGSYLWLGELTDEEKREVIEGEEK; encoded by the coding sequence ATGATTCGATGGATGGTCGGGTGGGTTCTGTTGGTGGCCGCGTCAGCCGATGAATTGTCGGAGGCGAAGAAGTCGTTCGAGAAGCAGGACGCGGCACTGAACAAGACCTATGCGGAGCTCAAGAAGGGGCTGGCGCCGTACCTTTTCGAAAAGCTTCAGGAAGAGCAGCGCGAGTGGATCGAGCATCGCGATTACCTGAGCGATTACTTTGATGAGCGACGCGAGACACCCGAGCAGAAGGCGGAGAAGTGGGAGATCGCGGCCGGGCTGACGGAGTCGAGAGTCGAGTGGCTGAACGCATGGAACCGGATCGGAAAACGCGAAGGCTGGAGCGGGAAGTATTCCGACAGCCGTGGCGGATGGCTGGAGATCGTCGAGAAGGACGGCAAGGTGCACTTCGCCCTGAGCGTGGTTCGGGGTCCGACCTTTCACCTCGGAGACATCCGCGGTGAGCTGCGGGTGAACGGAGGCATGGCTTGGTTCGAAGTGAAGGAGGAAGGGCAGGACGCGCCGACGTGGCTGACCTTTGTGGAGACGAACGACGGAACCGGGCGGATCCGGGTGTTCGGGGCGAACACGCAGTATTTTCACGGGGCCCGGGCCTACTTCGAAGGCAGCTACCTTTGGCTGGGTGAATTGACCGACGAGGAGAAGCGGGAGGTGATCGAGGGCGAGGAGAAATAG
- a CDS encoding (deoxy)nucleoside triphosphate pyrophosphohydrolase — protein sequence MIDVVAGLILASDGRLLACRRPEGKHLGGKWEFPGGKVEPRETPEPALVRELREELEITVEPLRQLTPVVHDYGRGPIRLIPIVCRITDGEPHPHEHSEIRWCTADELDELDLAAADLPILAEWLSLPEKR from the coding sequence ATGATCGATGTCGTCGCCGGCCTGATCCTCGCTTCTGACGGCCGCCTGCTCGCCTGTCGCCGCCCCGAAGGCAAGCACCTCGGCGGCAAGTGGGAGTTCCCCGGAGGCAAGGTCGAGCCCCGTGAAACCCCCGAGCCTGCTCTGGTCCGCGAGCTCAGGGAGGAGCTTGAAATCACGGTCGAGCCGCTCCGCCAACTCACCCCGGTGGTCCACGACTACGGCCGCGGCCCGATCCGGCTGATCCCGATCGTCTGCCGGATCACCGATGGCGAACCCCACCCTCACGAGCACAGCGAGATCCGCTGGTGCACGGCCGATGAGCTCGACGAACTCGACCTCGCCGCCGCCGACCTCCCCATCCTCGCCGAGTGGCTATCGCTGCCGGAGAAAAGGTAG
- a CDS encoding metallophosphoesterase family protein produces the protein MAHPPTEETAADEPAAARESKRIAIFGDIHANLEALQTVLADAKEQGCNDYICMGDIVGYNADPSACLEIVREMNCPTIKGNHDEDASGTHSLDSMNPVAATALEWTREQLTDEQRLWLRRLRMVRQVADFTVVHSTLDQPSNWNYVTNRFDAMSNFSYQFTQVCFHGHTHVPRVYIKDDKVQEIPAESVAIEGGAKYFINVGSVGQPRDGDWRACYAIYDLEHKLVVFRRVEYDIETTQRKIREADLPPMLADRLAEGR, from the coding sequence GTGGCCCATCCCCCCACGGAGGAAACCGCTGCCGATGAACCGGCCGCCGCACGGGAATCGAAACGCATCGCGATCTTCGGCGACATCCACGCCAACCTCGAGGCGCTCCAGACGGTCCTCGCCGACGCCAAGGAGCAGGGCTGCAACGACTACATCTGCATGGGCGACATCGTCGGCTACAATGCCGATCCGTCCGCCTGCCTGGAAATCGTCCGCGAGATGAACTGCCCGACGATCAAGGGCAATCACGACGAGGACGCCTCGGGCACCCACTCGCTCGACTCGATGAATCCGGTCGCCGCGACCGCCCTCGAGTGGACCCGCGAGCAGCTCACCGACGAACAACGGCTGTGGCTCCGTCGTCTGAGAATGGTCCGGCAGGTCGCCGACTTCACCGTGGTCCACAGCACCCTCGACCAGCCGTCGAACTGGAATTACGTGACCAACCGCTTCGACGCGATGTCGAACTTCTCCTACCAGTTCACGCAGGTCTGCTTCCACGGCCACACCCACGTGCCGCGGGTCTACATCAAGGATGACAAGGTCCAGGAGATCCCGGCCGAATCGGTCGCGATCGAAGGCGGCGCCAAGTACTTCATCAACGTCGGATCGGTCGGCCAGCCGCGCGATGGCGACTGGCGCGCCTGCTACGCAATCTACGATCTCGAGCACAAGCTCGTCGTCTTCCGGCGCGTCGAGTACGACATCGAGACCACCCAGCGGAAGATCCGCGAGGCGGACCTGCCGCCGATGCTCGCCGACCGTCTCGCCGAGGGCCGATGA
- a CDS encoding tetratricopeptide repeat protein has product MTAHRRLTLAAAGLLLVAGVIRAPIEQRLTDDLREKELLQKPVDIELSKKVGQGFWAVSLGGLRTLVATILNLRAFSFFEEHRWNELADTYGTVVQLAPHSPYYWDTGFWHMSYNASGYIKRNEEDLPEIRARAESERWVRNGINFLEEGIRQNPENSFLWYRLGWIYRDVNKPETRDYTKAADAFHKAVEIGDVLPYIRRAEAYAMARSDKYIDQALPLVRKLQQEPGGSVPTMLSLRFALEMREDPDRDPEPLAMELFGSEKHAYRLLGQYYLDIRENYPMNGIASYLRKLERKLAIAEKDSVFTAREFLEQQ; this is encoded by the coding sequence ATGACCGCCCACCGACGCCTGACCCTCGCTGCCGCCGGCCTTCTGCTGGTGGCCGGGGTGATCCGTGCGCCGATCGAGCAGCGACTGACCGACGACCTGCGCGAAAAGGAGCTGCTCCAGAAACCGGTCGACATCGAACTCTCGAAAAAGGTCGGCCAGGGCTTCTGGGCCGTGTCCCTCGGCGGCCTGCGGACCTTGGTCGCCACCATCCTCAACCTGCGGGCATTCAGCTTCTTCGAGGAACACCGCTGGAACGAACTGGCCGACACCTACGGCACCGTCGTCCAGCTCGCACCGCATTCGCCCTACTACTGGGACACCGGATTCTGGCACATGTCGTACAACGCGTCCGGCTACATCAAGCGCAACGAGGAGGACCTGCCCGAAATCCGGGCCCGCGCCGAGTCGGAGCGATGGGTCCGGAATGGCATCAACTTCCTCGAGGAAGGCATCCGCCAGAATCCCGAGAACAGCTTTCTCTGGTACCGGCTCGGCTGGATCTACCGCGACGTCAACAAGCCCGAGACCCGCGACTACACGAAAGCCGCCGACGCCTTCCACAAAGCCGTCGAGATCGGTGACGTCCTCCCCTACATCCGCCGCGCCGAGGCCTACGCGATGGCCCGTTCGGACAAGTACATCGATCAGGCGCTGCCCCTCGTCCGCAAGCTCCAACAGGAGCCCGGCGGCAGCGTTCCAACCATGCTGTCGCTGCGTTTCGCCCTCGAAATGCGGGAAGATCCCGATCGCGACCCCGAGCCGCTCGCGATGGAACTCTTCGGCTCCGAGAAGCACGCCTACCGCCTGCTGGGCCAGTACTATCTCGATATCCGCGAGAACTACCCCATGAATGGGATTGCCAGCTACCTGCGTAAGCTTGAAAGAAAGCTCGCCATCGCCGAGAAAGACAGCGTTTTCACGGCCCGCGAGTTTCTCGAACAACAGTAA
- a CDS encoding ABC transporter ATP-binding protein produces MEPAVEIQDLVKVFPAHFGGRPLKAVDRVNIRIEPGEVYGLIGPNGSGKSTTMKALLGLVAPTSGNCRIFGADSLKVDSRQQVGFLPENPYFYKHLSGAETLRFYGKLCGLRGKTLEDRVKELLQLVDLESAAERRLGGYSKGMLQRIGLAQALVQEPRLVILDEPTAGVDPIGSRQIRDLIFALRERGITVFLCSHLLEQVQEVCDRVGIIFRGRMIKEGRLDELLSIEDQTELVLKDAAPELIEEIRRLVEAGGKAELIRAGKPRTTLERLFLRETTDRSEKP; encoded by the coding sequence ATGGAACCCGCCGTTGAAATCCAGGATCTGGTCAAGGTCTTCCCCGCCCACTTCGGTGGCCGGCCGCTGAAGGCCGTCGACCGGGTGAACATCCGCATCGAGCCCGGCGAGGTCTACGGGCTCATCGGGCCGAATGGCTCGGGCAAATCGACGACCATGAAGGCGCTGCTCGGCCTGGTCGCCCCGACTTCCGGGAACTGCAGGATCTTCGGAGCCGACTCGCTCAAGGTCGATTCGCGCCAGCAGGTCGGCTTCCTCCCGGAGAATCCCTACTTCTACAAGCACCTCAGTGGCGCCGAAACGCTCCGCTTCTACGGCAAACTCTGCGGCCTCCGGGGCAAGACGCTTGAGGACCGGGTGAAGGAGCTGCTCCAGCTCGTCGACCTCGAAAGTGCCGCCGAACGTCGGCTCGGCGGCTACTCGAAAGGGATGCTCCAGCGGATCGGCCTGGCCCAGGCGCTCGTTCAGGAACCGCGGCTGGTGATCCTCGACGAGCCGACCGCCGGGGTCGACCCGATCGGCTCCCGCCAGATCCGCGACCTGATCTTCGCCCTCCGCGAGCGCGGCATCACCGTATTTCTCTGCTCCCACCTGCTCGAGCAGGTCCAGGAGGTCTGCGACCGGGTCGGGATCATCTTCCGCGGCCGCATGATCAAGGAAGGCCGGCTCGACGAGCTGCTGTCGATCGAGGACCAGACCGAGCTGGTCCTCAAGGACGCCGCCCCCGAGCTGATCGAGGAGATCCGCCGGCTGGTCGAGGCCGGCGGCAAGGCCGAGCTGATCCGGGCCGGCAAGCCGCGCACGACCCTCGAGCGACTGTTCCTACGGGAAACCACCGACCGATCCGAAAAGCCATGA
- a CDS encoding DUF4250 domain-containing protein: protein MKLQRFEEMDPHLLVGLVNTELRNVSESLDDLVKTHGIEQDKLVSRLADAGYDYRPEQRQFR, encoded by the coding sequence GTGAAGCTCCAGCGATTCGAGGAAATGGACCCGCACCTGCTCGTCGGGCTGGTCAATACCGAGCTCCGCAACGTTTCGGAGTCGCTCGACGACCTCGTGAAGACGCACGGCATCGAGCAGGACAAGCTGGTCAGCCGACTCGCCGACGCCGGCTACGATTACCGCCCCGAGCAGCGCCAGTTCCGCTGA
- a CDS encoding superoxide dismutase has translation MAHSLPDLGYAFDALEPHIDARTMEIHHDKHHNAYVTNLNAALEGTGLEDKSLCELVGDLSQVPDEKRGAVRNNGGGHANHSLFWKVIAPGGASAPSGDLAAAIDAAFGSFDAFKEAFAKAGATRFGSGWAWLVKKDDGSLAVCSTANQDTPCMGEAVAGCSGKPILGLDVWEHAYYLNYQNRRPDYIAAFWNVVNWDVVAENFAG, from the coding sequence ATGGCACATTCTCTTCCCGATCTCGGCTACGCCTTCGACGCGCTGGAGCCCCACATCGACGCGCGGACGATGGAGATCCACCACGACAAGCACCACAACGCCTACGTCACCAACCTCAACGCCGCCCTCGAAGGCACCGGCCTCGAGGACAAGAGCCTCTGCGAGCTGGTCGGCGACCTCTCCCAGGTTCCCGACGAAAAGCGCGGTGCTGTCCGCAACAACGGTGGTGGTCACGCCAATCACTCGCTTTTCTGGAAAGTAATCGCTCCCGGCGGCGCCTCGGCACCTTCCGGCGACCTCGCCGCGGCGATCGACGCGGCATTCGGCTCGTTCGACGCCTTCAAGGAGGCCTTCGCCAAGGCCGGTGCCACCCGCTTCGGCTCCGGCTGGGCATGGCTGGTTAAGAAGGACGACGGCTCGCTGGCCGTCTGCTCGACCGCCAATCAGGACACCCCGTGCATGGGTGAGGCCGTCGCCGGCTGCTCCGGCAAGCCGATCCTCGGCCTCGATGTCTGGGAGCACGCCTACTACCTGAACTACCAGAACCGCCGCCCCGACTACATCGCAGCCTTCTGGAACGTCGTGAACTGGGACGTCGTCGCCGAGAACTTCGCCGGCTGA
- the rmuC gene encoding DNA recombination protein RmuC has translation MARVDGSARINLNMLGFELDMSGEQWPWLLGGLAGFMVGWILTLLVGGARRGRIEEKLKAEERRATDLEARLAQATSEAEQEERDAGNLRTQVAELKTRLEEEGKSAKEKQEILEQTEKRLSDVFKALSADALKSSTEQFFQLAKQSLAAQQDEAKGELDKRKQAIEQMVKPVTETLGKFEGRIGEIEKAREGAYAELKTQVKAMAEAQTGLQRETAQLVKALRQPTGRGQWGEIQLRRVVEMAGMQEHCDFQTQTTTTDDEGKRLRPDLIVRLPGGKTIVVDSKTPMDAYLDAVEAQDDTARNEALARHARQVRTHISQLSSKNYTSQFEHAPEFTVLFLPSESFFSAALQSDPGLIERGVDHGVILATPTTLIALLRAVAYGWRQEALAENAREISVLGRTLHERLSTLAGHFAKLGRSLDSAVGHYNSAVGSYETRVMSTARKFEDLQAAPDGQSLPEIERIEKTSRLPLATPEDEPGEDSQEADVKEKASSVASDLRSALGE, from the coding sequence ATGGCCCGCGTGGACGGCTCCGCAAGAATCAATCTGAACATGCTGGGATTCGAACTGGATATGTCGGGAGAGCAGTGGCCGTGGCTGCTGGGGGGATTGGCGGGTTTCATGGTCGGGTGGATCCTGACCCTGCTGGTGGGCGGTGCGCGCCGCGGGCGGATCGAGGAAAAGCTGAAGGCGGAGGAGCGTCGGGCGACCGATCTCGAGGCGCGTCTGGCGCAGGCGACTTCCGAAGCCGAGCAGGAGGAACGCGACGCCGGCAACCTGCGGACGCAGGTCGCCGAGTTGAAGACACGGCTTGAGGAGGAAGGGAAGTCGGCCAAGGAGAAGCAGGAAATCCTCGAGCAGACCGAGAAGCGGCTGTCTGACGTCTTCAAGGCGCTGTCGGCCGACGCATTGAAGTCATCGACCGAGCAGTTCTTCCAGCTCGCGAAGCAGTCGCTCGCCGCGCAGCAGGACGAGGCGAAGGGCGAACTCGACAAGCGCAAGCAGGCGATCGAGCAGATGGTCAAGCCGGTGACCGAGACGCTCGGCAAGTTCGAGGGTCGGATCGGCGAGATCGAAAAGGCCCGCGAGGGTGCCTACGCCGAGCTCAAGACGCAGGTGAAGGCGATGGCCGAGGCCCAGACCGGCCTGCAGCGCGAAACCGCGCAGCTGGTCAAGGCACTGCGCCAGCCGACCGGCCGCGGCCAGTGGGGCGAGATCCAGCTCCGTCGGGTGGTCGAGATGGCCGGGATGCAGGAGCACTGTGACTTCCAGACTCAGACGACGACCACCGACGACGAAGGCAAGCGGCTGCGTCCCGATCTGATCGTGCGCCTGCCGGGCGGCAAGACCATCGTGGTCGACTCGAAGACGCCGATGGATGCCTACCTCGATGCGGTCGAGGCCCAGGACGACACCGCCCGCAACGAGGCCCTGGCCCGCCACGCGCGGCAGGTCCGCACCCACATTTCCCAGCTCTCGTCGAAGAACTACACCTCGCAATTCGAGCACGCGCCGGAGTTCACGGTCCTGTTCCTGCCGAGCGAGTCGTTCTTCTCCGCGGCGCTGCAAAGCGACCCGGGGCTGATCGAGCGCGGTGTCGATCACGGGGTGATCCTCGCCACGCCGACGACACTCATCGCACTGCTCCGTGCGGTCGCTTACGGCTGGCGTCAGGAGGCACTGGCTGAGAACGCCCGCGAGATTTCGGTGCTCGGTCGCACTTTGCACGAACGGCTTTCGACCCTCGCCGGCCACTTCGCCAAGCTGGGCCGGTCGCTCGACAGCGCGGTCGGGCACTACAACTCGGCGGTCGGTTCCTACGAGACGCGCGTGATGAGCACCGCACGGAAGTTTGAGGATTTGCAGGCGGCGCCCGACGGACAGAGTTTGCCGGAAATCGAGCGGATCGAGAAGACGTCCCGGTTGCCGCTCGCGACGCCGGAGGACGAGCCGGGCGAAGACTCCCAAGAGGCGGACGTGAAGGAAAAGGCGAGTTCGGTCGCGTCCGATCTGAGGTCAGCTTTGGGAGAGTGA
- a CDS encoding C40 family peptidase — translation MRFLTIVCLLFASLATGAERPMPGVIAASELREFADLEAGRKRFVQIALEETAELKLSNYLYGSADPSKGGFDCSGAVFYLLERVGIDPPRSSAAQFDWIKKAGNLTEVPAAARTLDHPSLSKLEPGDLLFWSGTYQPTDGRTNKITHVQIYLGREKDGRAVMVGSSDGRSYRGKARCGFGVYDFRLPREGSKARFVGYGKPPGLKGE, via the coding sequence GTGCGCTTCCTGACCATCGTCTGCCTTCTTTTCGCCAGTCTCGCCACCGGCGCCGAGCGGCCGATGCCGGGGGTGATCGCGGCTTCCGAGCTTCGGGAATTCGCTGACCTTGAGGCGGGTCGGAAGCGGTTCGTGCAGATTGCCTTGGAGGAAACGGCCGAGCTGAAGCTATCGAACTACCTCTACGGCAGCGCGGATCCCTCAAAGGGTGGCTTCGATTGCTCGGGCGCGGTTTTTTACCTGCTGGAAAGGGTCGGCATCGATCCGCCGCGGAGCTCGGCGGCACAGTTCGATTGGATCAAGAAGGCCGGTAACCTCACCGAAGTGCCGGCCGCGGCGCGCACGCTGGATCACCCGTCACTTTCAAAACTGGAGCCGGGCGACCTTCTGTTCTGGTCGGGCACCTACCAGCCGACCGACGGCCGGACGAACAAGATCACGCACGTGCAGATCTACCTCGGCCGGGAAAAGGACGGCCGGGCGGTGATGGTCGGGTCGAGCGACGGACGCAGCTATCGCGGCAAGGCGCGATGCGGTTTCGGGGTGTATGACTTCCGGCTCCCGCGCGAGGGATCGAAGGCCCGGTTCGTTGGCTATGGGAAACCGCCGGGGTTGAAAGGGGAGTAG
- a CDS encoding DEAD/DEAH box helicase — translation METPPFSELGLPDSLLAAVESLGFERPSPIQALSIPPALEGRDLIGLSQTGSGKTAAFTLPMLAKLDLDRFEPQALVLCPTRELANQVCEDIHRLGSKVATLRAVPVYGGAPIDRQLRALRQGAHVVVGTPGRVLDHLRRGSLQPGAIRMVVLDEADRMLDMGFRDEMEDLLADLPDDRQTLFFSATMNRAVSQLIERFGREPQTIKIEQKAKTVSSIDQCCYEVRQRSKVEVLSRLLDIEPSRLSIVFCNTKRSVDEATEALLARGYAVDRLHGDITQQMRERVLKRFRDRTIDVLVATDVAARGLDIDEIDLVINYDLPQDPEDYVHRIGRTGRAGRSGRAVSFVFGRDLHRLETIERYTRQPVRRERVPSQEQVEGRMADRLFEQLKERLGEGKFESYADQLDRLLEQGFTPTDVVSALISMLRDESGRDFNEIQEDHEEPGQRRGRQQRERREPRERGPKREHSTGPVDNSNMTPLFLSLGKQHGVKVGEIIGMLYNESGIPQGSIGHVKLFFKHSRVDVDAKVADQLIGAMKSVKYRNKPFVLDHDKGPR, via the coding sequence ATGGAAACGCCTCCATTCTCCGAGCTCGGACTTCCCGACTCCCTCCTCGCCGCCGTCGAATCCCTTGGTTTCGAGCGGCCTTCGCCGATTCAGGCACTTTCGATTCCGCCCGCACTCGAGGGCCGGGACCTGATCGGTCTTTCGCAGACCGGATCGGGAAAAACCGCCGCCTTCACACTGCCGATGCTGGCGAAGCTCGATCTTGATCGCTTCGAGCCGCAGGCCCTCGTGCTTTGCCCGACCCGTGAACTGGCGAATCAGGTCTGCGAGGACATCCACCGGCTCGGCTCGAAAGTCGCCACACTGCGTGCCGTGCCGGTCTACGGTGGCGCACCGATCGACCGCCAGCTCCGCGCGCTCCGACAAGGCGCCCATGTTGTCGTGGGAACGCCGGGACGGGTGCTCGACCACCTCCGCCGCGGCTCACTGCAGCCGGGAGCCATCCGCATGGTCGTCCTGGACGAGGCGGACCGCATGCTCGACATGGGTTTCCGCGACGAGATGGAAGACTTGCTCGCCGATCTTCCGGACGACCGCCAGACGCTGTTCTTCTCCGCCACGATGAACCGTGCGGTGTCGCAGCTGATCGAGCGCTTCGGCCGCGAGCCCCAAACGATCAAGATCGAACAGAAGGCGAAGACCGTCAGCTCGATCGACCAGTGCTGCTATGAAGTACGGCAACGCTCGAAGGTCGAGGTGCTGTCCCGCCTGCTCGACATCGAGCCGTCACGCCTTTCGATCGTCTTCTGCAACACCAAGCGCTCGGTCGACGAGGCGACCGAGGCACTGCTGGCCCGCGGCTACGCGGTCGACCGCCTGCACGGTGACATCACCCAGCAGATGCGCGAGCGAGTGCTGAAGCGCTTCCGCGACAGGACCATCGACGTGTTGGTCGCCACCGACGTCGCGGCGCGCGGCCTCGACATCGACGAGATCGATCTGGTCATCAACTACGACCTCCCGCAGGACCCGGAGGACTACGTCCACCGGATCGGCCGCACCGGCCGTGCCGGGCGCAGCGGTCGTGCGGTGAGCTTTGTCTTCGGACGCGATCTCCATCGGCTGGAAACGATCGAGCGCTACACCCGCCAGCCGGTCCGGCGCGAGCGGGTGCCGTCGCAGGAGCAGGTCGAGGGCCGCATGGCCGACCGACTATTCGAGCAACTCAAGGAGCGGCTTGGCGAAGGAAAATTCGAGTCTTACGCCGATCAGCTCGACCGTCTGCTCGAGCAGGGGTTCACGCCGACCGATGTCGTCAGCGCGTTGATCTCGATGCTGCGCGACGAAAGCGGTCGCGACTTCAACGAGATCCAGGAGGACCATGAGGAGCCCGGACAACGTCGCGGACGCCAGCAGCGCGAGCGACGGGAGCCGCGTGAGCGCGGACCGAAGCGCGAGCATTCGACCGGACCTGTCGACAACTCGAACATGACCCCACTGTTCCTCTCGCTCGGCAAGCAGCACGGCGTAAAGGTCGGCGAGATCATCGGCATGCTCTACAACGAGTCCGGCATCCCCCAAGGATCGATCGGCCACGTGAAGCTGTTCTTCAAACACAGCCGCGTCGACGTCGACGCCAAGGTCGCCGACCAGCTGATCGGCGCGATGAAGAGCGTGAAGTACCGCAACAAGCCCTTCGTCCTCGACCACGACAAGGGCCCCCGCTGA
- a CDS encoding type II secretion system protein, with protein sequence MKSASPLRTRKPAGLTLLELTVVIAALLALVTVTMFGARGWRRASDRAACVINMRNVQASVRAYQNMYGYSDGTIPYADHGTQSIVDHLYSKGYIQEPLYEMVKGVRTCPGGGEYLIKHEEVFPPSNELYLTCSFEATQRHEMPADWNW encoded by the coding sequence ATGAAATCCGCATCCCCCCTGCGGACGAGAAAGCCGGCCGGCTTGACGCTACTCGAATTGACCGTAGTGATCGCCGCCCTGCTTGCCCTCGTCACCGTAACGATGTTCGGTGCGCGCGGCTGGCGCCGCGCCTCCGACCGAGCCGCCTGCGTCATCAACATGCGCAACGTGCAAGCAAGTGTCCGTGCCTACCAAAACATGTACGGATACTCGGACGGCACGATCCCGTATGCCGACCACGGCACCCAGTCGATCGTCGACCACCTGTACTCGAAGGGCTACATCCAGGAGCCTCTCTACGAGATGGTCAAAGGCGTCCGGACCTGCCCCGGTGGTGGCGAATACCTCATCAAACACGAAGAGGTTTTCCCTCCCAGCAACGAGCTCTACCTGACCTGCTCCTTCGAGGCCACGCAGCGTCACGAGATGCCCGCGGACTGGAACTGGTAA